A single genomic interval of Lathyrus oleraceus cultivar Zhongwan6 chromosome 7, CAAS_Psat_ZW6_1.0, whole genome shotgun sequence harbors:
- the LOC127102603 gene encoding uncharacterized protein LOC127102603: MASVESSKKSDYGTINPRSDKTLGQSSMNVVDKDSVDKSICVLISKILNVEPKSDIVPDVTTSLAQTDYPIETSLEKSDGKSNSESCAIKSPEKSEEKDDSDSMYVDMSDKEENFIVKKDLSTEIVNVDGLDSDDKLIGWSNVVTPATKKRSLKRKEDSSSLSDSEYDVEQNVSDIVPLKKAIGKKVTANVPEVPIDNISFHSVENVEKWKFVYQKRLALERYLEKDALECKEVVSLIDNARLMESVVNFGKCYKILVKKLIVNISKDCDNKRNKEFRKVCVRGNCVEFSPEIINRFICRSEEEQAKVEVSDNIVCKEIATKQLSQ, translated from the exons ATGGCTAGTGTTGAATCATCTAAAAAATCTGACTATGGGACTATAAACCCTAGATCTGATAAGACCCTAGGTCAATCTAGTATGAATGTTGTTGATAAAGATAGTGTTGATAAGAGTATTTGTGTCTTAATCTCCAAAATCTTGAATGTTGAACCTAAGTCTGATATTGTGCCAGATGTCACTACATCTTTGGCCCAAACTGATTATCCTATTGAAACCTCACTTGAAAAATCTGATGGAAAGTCTAATAGTGAGTCTTGTGCAATTAAGTCCCCTGAAAAATCTGAAGAGAAAGATGATTCTGATAGTATGTATGTTGATATGTCTGACAAAGAAGAAAATTTTATTGTGAAGAAGGATCTATCTACAGAAATTGTAAATGTAGATGGTCTGGACTCTGATGATAAGCTCATTG GGTGGAGCAACGTTGTAACTCCTGCCACCAAGAAAAGATCTTTGAAGAGGAAGGAAGATTCATCTAGTCTTAGTGACTCTGAGTATGATGTCGAACAAAATGTTTCAGACATCGTGCCTCTAAAGAAAGCTATTGGGAAAAAGGTCACTGCTAATGTGCCTGAAGTTCCCATTGACAACATCTCTTTTCACTCTGTTGAGAATGTTGAAAAATGGAAGTTTGTGTACCAAAAGAGGTTGGCTTTGGAAAGATACCTTGAGAAGGATGCCCTTGAATGTAAGGAGGTAGTAAGTCTTATTGATAATGCTAGGTTGATGGAAAGTGTGGTTAATTTTGGCAAGTGTTATAAGATACTTGTAAAAAAACTCATTGTAAATATTTCTAAGGATTGTGATAACAAGAGGAATAAAGAGTTCAGAAAGGTATGTGTGAGAGGAAATTGTGTGGAATTTTCTCCAGAAATCATTAACAGGTTCATATGCAGAAGTGAAGAGGAACAAGCTAAAGTGGAGGTATCTGATAATATTGTTTGCAAAGAAATCGCTACCAAACAGTTGTCACAATGA